cccacatggggtctcaACCCCATGGTtggaaaacactgatttagtggctcctcctgaatagatttatttctatagtttttatcaatttcggtcatctcacgcctggggtgggaccgagactgacactttatttgttaattttccactttctctgaagtaccccctgtagtgccatggcGTACCCCCATTAGAGAAACACTGATCCAGGGGACAATTaatgaaatgaaacagaaatcctatttaatgttgttttaaaaaacgTGAGAGAAATTTACTCTCAACTAGTCTTTcagctcaactgaaagactAGTAACCTTTACTAGTAGGAATAAGAGGTCATTTAGAAGCTGCATATGCAatgaaaagcactttaaacacaTGTTTGTGAAGGTGAATAGGAATCATTGGAAATCGCAGGATACCTCATAATATGATTCATGATACAttgttcacgatacaatataatCCCGTTGCAGTGGTTCTAAGATAactgatactgtatattgtgAGAGAAACACAACCATATATTGCAATATCTAATCTCCAAGATAACTAATAAATTATTGTGGTTTAGTGTCATTTTCACAGAGTTGAACACAAACTGAGCaaacactgaacaaaaagtGCAAAACGTTAAAAGTTCATTGGCTTTTAAAAGTCAGACAAACCACCATGGCCTTTTGTTTATCCATTTCAATAAATGGTCCCGTCCTCCCTAACTCCTTACCCTTTTATTTCCCCCCTTTATTCAGGTGTATAACACTGACctatctctctcttttttacatcttttcccTTTAAAAGTTTAGCTCACCCTTCCTTAGggcttaaaaaagaaagaaagaaagaaagaaagaacatactgtacatatttgtTGTGTTTAGATTGCACTACTTACAGTGTCAACCTACTCAAAACAAGGATAAAAAAGTTGCTATTTAGCACAATGTAGTGATTGCTCAAGGAAgctgggttggggtcaattacatttttcaattacatcttcaactatccatgttcaattacaattatgattagggtgagcaacattttttccatttactaattaaaattacaaatattatttcCCTCCTGAATGTCAAATATAATTACATTCtaaattactgaagttcaattacaattaatcacaattacagagcCTTTCATAAGTTACCTCATACAATGTGACCTTCCTCTTTTGTTAGCTTACTGTTAGCACCactaatgataacaggtcagtttgacgcatgtcttaaatcagctataaaatacacaaaaaaaaaaacattatcatcTGATTttcttaaatgtatttatttattttcatttcattttacgagcaacaaaaacaacaacaaaaaacaaacaacaacaaaaacaaaagaattaaACAAGCAGGACAACACAGACGGTTTGTATCTTAAAGTACATGCTGCAAATAGTGAGACATATtgctaataaaacaaaaaggagAACATATGTATATAATTTCCCCAATCGGTGACACTTTatattagggaacacctattaaccatgaattagttgcttattagcatgcaaATTAGTAGCATATTGAcccttaattagtcattattaagtacttattaatgccttattctgcatggacttattacacaaccagtaagccattaactaagagttttccctcaataacctcttgaattattatttattggtagtaagtaaggaagttattgtatatgaattacaatatgctacGATTAGGGTTAACGTCAACCTTTTAACCCTGTTTGTACTGCAACTAAAGCATTAATAAGTAgctaataaggcattaataagtacctaataaggcattaataagtacctaataatgacttattaggagccaatatgttactaatactaataataataataataataataataatggcttggatttgtATAGCGTTTTTttaaggagactcaaagcgtgtacagaaaccattattcattcacacagtcataccggtggtggtaagctgcaTTGTAGccactgacagaagcgtggttgccatttcgcgcctacggcccctctgaccaccaccaacattcatgcacaattcatacccttTCATaagaggcaatgtgggtaaagtgccttgcccaaggactcaacgacaatgacttgaatagagtgggattcgaaccctcaacccttcggttactggacgacccactctactgAGCAGCTAATCACTGGTTAATAGGTGTTTCCTAATAATAAGTGTAACCAAAGAAGGTACCAGTGATGATTTCTATGCATCAGTACACAGTTCATGTACAGTATTCACCAATAACAAGTTTAGGATTATAGAGGAATCATTCTCAGAGATAATGTAAAAAATGGAACCAGGTTTTCTTAAATGATGGGATTTTGTTTTTTAGGTTTGTTTTTCCAGATTTGAGTGATCTGTTAgcctaacccaggggtctgcaacttttactctaatctcacctggattaaagacattctggagccgaaaaaaagactttctcaataaagacaatatagTGTTTAAAATTCTAAACAGTTCAAATTATATCAAATCATTtcatgtaaaaaatatttttttgagttaatgtgtttgaagggctacaacacatgatcatgtcggtcaacacatgctaagtgATCCTTTCTTGCAACATCTCAAGCATGGATattaaactacattaaaaaaaaatatttccccacacaaattaaatatcaattttcttccagaatgttCTTTTtcttagttatcttaccagggatttaaaacctggtaaattgatggtctgtagaAGTTTCAGGAGGTGACGTAgtatgtgatttattttcagGTTAACAAATTCTTTTATCATAATTCTATTTGAAGTTATTGTCATTAGTCATCAATacatctgtaagaaataacaattcattatttatttatttttaaagctacagggagccattgcaaatgagtcaaagagccacatgaggctccagagccgcaggttgcagacccctggcctaAACAGTGGTTTATAGATATTTTCATTCAATCTTCCAGTTTAAAAGTATAACTTTTATTTCGCAATGGTTAATGATATTAGCATGAATGGTATGTAGGGATTGGGAATGGTTTAACGATGAAATATCTCCATGtattgcaatattaaaacaGAGAGGGATGCTGAGGATGAGGATTTATACCAGCCTGCTCATGACCTCCGACAAAACGTTTTGGATGCACAGTATGGGCAGATCCAGAGGGCATGAAAGAAAAGTAGTCGTCAATTATGGTTGGACAGTAGGGACGTGTTAGTTTTATTGAAACCCATTCTGAAAAGTTTGCCAGTAGTGATGTTTGCTCCGTGCAGGACTTTGTATTAgattctaatttgtttttcatctcttggttaccttgttaggcttcctaatcaaagCGACTAGATGCACCAGCTCACACATTTTTACATGCATTTCCTTTGGGCTATAGCTGTTTACGAGAAAGTGAAATCgaatagttgtttaagattgtgtgttgtgttgtaatttgaaaaagactattaaaaaattaaaaaaaatgttcaatcagttattttttcaaatcagTTAATAGATATTTTAGGGGCCAAATTTGAattccaaggttgaaaaacactgatttaatgcAACATTTGTTCTTAATGTTTCATTAATAAACATGTAGGTGGGGGAAGTTTCCCCTGCATGTAATGTACCAGGTTATCCATCAGGTCCTTAAGAGAGTTTAAAGATTTCTGTTAAAAGTCAAAGATTTATTGTGGCCAGAAGTCGCTGTGATTCCTTCAATCAGtgattaaaacaacacatacTGCATCACACACGCCACGAGGCCTGTGAGGGTGTGAGGTAATTGCAGCGCGACTGATGGAGCGCTTTGCTGCTGAAAGCCATTTAAGGTCTTGCTTTCTGCAAGAATAATACACTGTGGTTGAAAGAGTCACGCAGTGGACAATTCACTATCTATTAGCTCTAGGTTTatacgtttttttgtttttgaaccaAGCTGTGAAAACAAATGAACAGTTTTCCTACGTCGCCGactgtaaaaaaatcaaaaatatcaaatcaaatcatTCTTAATGGTGAAAGGAATCGTGTTTGTTGCATATTAGCTTCCTCGTGGCTCACCAAACGAGCAATCCAAGTAAGAGAGGAAAAAGTTTGAGATTTATTTACGATGTTTACAGCTTGTGTTTAGGAATTAGAAACCACAACCAGGCACCGAGTGaagaaaatgaattaaataaacatgcTCAAGTCTGTCATATTGcagacagttaaaaaaaaatgttagattgcagattttttatttattgttatatttgtgtatttgttttgtatttttttttttacctttacttGCATCTGAGTCGACGTTTGAATACGTAATCAATAAATAAgcacctatttattatttatttcttacaAAGAAAGATCTGTTTTTCCACCTTGAGATTAAGAAAGAAGCAGGATTTGAAATAGTTGATTACAGTTTAATAACGATTTCAATAAATGTGTTGCCATCCGTCATTGGAGATCAAAACTCTGACTTATGGGGATGGAAATGCAGCAAAACTtaaaatatatccacaatttgttgttgtcgttgttTTTAGTCACaagggaaataaataaataaataaatacagccaGATATTTAACTTTGCATTTATAATGTAGCAGCAGGTGGAAAACATGTACTTTTTCTCGTTTAATGAGCATTTTTGCAAAAGCAATCAGCTGGTAATTACCATCTTAAATACTACGTCCATGCTTTAGTTGAACCCTGACAGAAACAGATACAGAGAATACATAGTTTACATAAATGATAATAACTAACATTGAAACAGACACACGGTCTCAGTGAAGTCCTtggatgctgctgctgcatgtcTGACACTTGTGGATGATATATACAGCTGGAGGTCCACTACAGTTCATGTAGAGCTGGGAGGGAAAAAGAGACGAGCTGCTGGGGAAGGGGttggtgttggtggtggtgggggggggcttTGTTAGCACGAGGTGAAAGTTTTCCAGAAGAAGTTTTTACACGGGGCTTTGCGTTCACGCTGAGGCAGCGATAGCCTGTTGTAGACCGCCCTCTCCTCAAGGCGAGACTCCAACGGCTCCTCCAGGTCTACAGGGGCCACTTCCTCTGGCAGCATGTTGGTGTCCAGACCCCCATCCAGCAAGCCCGACACCAGCTTTAGGATCAGCTCCTTACGCTCTTTGCTCAGCTCCTGACAGAGAAATCAGAGGGAGGGAGATTATTTCACTGAAAAGAGCCAAAAACTCTcaatagtcatttttaatttttacgcATTTTGGTTCCAAATTTTCAACAAGATTATgaaatccaaataaaaaaaaaaatcacatccaAATATAtgcatcaaaaataaaattcatcCACATTATCAGCTGAAATGTAGACTACAGTAATAGCAGAGAAGTAACAGAAAAATCTCCTCACCCTGTTGAGATGCATGGGGCTCCTATCGTCCACAGGAAGCACGGCTGCTGCTCTAACGCTGAGCAGAACCCCCATGAGAGCTGCTAACATCACCAGAAGCTGCATGCTGTGCCAGGAGAGCAGGTGAGCCACcgacagagtgtgtgtgtgtgtgtgtggagtgtgtGCTGGGAGGAGGCAGAGCTGGAGCAGCTCAGACTTGCTGGTTCTGAAGAGGAGGTGCTGAGGACAGGGCACTTGGTTAGTTGCTCCAAAGACTTGGGAAACCACTGATGTTTCTTCTGCTCTAACTCCAAAGTGCCCAGCTCTTTTATAGCCCTCTCCCTCCGTACAACACTGACGCAGAAGCTGGTGGGTGTATGACGGAGGGAGTGTGTGCTGTGtgcgtgtcagtgtgtgtgagccTGCAGGTGGATGGGGGGATGGATGCGAGGTTGGGGTGGGGGGTCAGGATACACCAATTGGAACAATTTGGAAGATAACTGTTTACGCAAATATGTGTAGGTAGATACTGTACATCAGTGTCAAAAACTCAAATTCGGCCCTGTAAAGCATCCAAATTGGCCCACAGGGCAAAGtgaaaatgactgagaaaacatgaatcattgtgcaaatgaccaaataatttagttgtggaGCGCACGGTGGTTTATGTGGTTAGCATGTcctcctcacagcaagaaggtccaaGGTTCAAGCCTtgaggtggacacttgggtcctttctgtgtggaaaGGACACAAGTCTGAGTGGTTGCTTGTGTAAATCATCGCAATGCACACATAATATTTCCCTCAATTTAATGGAAATTTGTCAAACcttctaggaaatttaaagtgaaaatcctgttgggactgatatctgtcacttatggCTTGaatatggtcggtttcttacatattttgtatgttatgtatacgtagaagtgcaaactagggcataataatgttgaaattacaaaatatgtaagaaaccgaccatatccaagcacaAAGTGATAGTTATCAGTCCCAACaagatctttactttaaatttcctagatttatttatttttttaccaatttctattaaattaagggaaatattatgtgtgtgttgccctgcgatggactggcgcgcTGTCCAGGGTGAACCTAACAGATAAGTCCACCTTTCACGCAGGGGGATAGATAGTATGTGTATTCCTGCCACTCAAACAGTGTCAGCAATCACGACCTCTTCAAATTGTGTTTACAGATGTCAGGGAAAGCAATCGAGCAGTCACTGGCATCATCAGAACTTCTTAAATATGCAAAAGTAAACACAGTGTTGAAGATCTAAAGAGGCGATTCCTTTTTGGTAATCTAGTACTAGACTAAAGAGATGGCACTCATAGCCAAGCAGAAATTTATTAATATTAGGATaaaatgttcacttctggaagaaagcatgaaaatgtgTACATGGGGGTTTTTGAGGatgctgaatccatttttaatgagACCCACGCTGgcaaaccaatggttcccactgaaaatcaaaatataaaaccattcgtattgtattgtatttggatattttgtcacaactttggttctatttgacataTAACATGACCTCAATGGAGAATTATAGATTTTCAGGGCCAAGGAAGTCAAtaatatatcttaaaataccagaaattgtgctcagagcaagatccaagatggccgctaTCCGTATTGCGAATTTTAATCTTaacataactttggttctgttagacgtagaaacatgatctttgtggcaaaatgtaggtttttggggACAAGGATTGTCATGAAATAGCTTAAAATACTGTCAATTGCATTCAGAGTAAGATATAAGATGGCCAACACAAGACTTTACACATGGAAATGGGTGAAATTGTGATTTCTTTGCAGCCACAACTGTGTATGAGAAAGATGCCTTTTAAAAAGTGAACGATTAGATTTAAATCcccatcaaaacatgaatatacctattttaatttattacttAGAAATATTATATCCATTGTGATCCTGGTGCATGCATAAGCATTAATCTGATGATGTGTTCATTTTGCAGAACTTGCCAACACGTACAATGATTAAACTCAAACTTTTGATGTAGATATAcgagttatgacaaaatatccaaattggcaatacggatggtggccatcttggatttcttgatttgaAGTGGGAACTGTTGGTTTGACAATGTGGATCCATTTAAAAATGGGTTCAGCATACCCAAAAACCCCCATGTACACgttcatgctttcttccagaagtgaacatcttttGGACATATTATCATGATCAACTACAGCGACACTGATTGAAATAAACTGAGATGGTTTTGTTGTGTAAAGAGTGCTgctatatcctactcaagtagaagcattgttacttgattgaaattgtactcaagtaagtaagaaatacataaaatactcaagtacaagtaaaataatactcaaagtaaaagttacttacttttgtttatttttggtatttaatgttgccacggttcccttgcatacagtaaacatctcatgtatgaacttaaaaaggaagagatgaaatcttgcacaaatggAACCTAATTAATTTTCCACAAAaatatctgtataaaataaaatatttggaaaaatgtacaattctttttaaataaaataaaaccaaaaaatgatcagactctaagtatagctacatttaagAACTCAAAAAcaagttcctgggtttgcggtagagGTTTTTTGCGCATATACTGGTATACAaggcactggcacgccttgggatgtgggataaaactcatactgggcttaactttagacacgttaatcccaaatacctgctttaggtactaccactcactcattccccctgtccacagccaccaccattatagctaagcttcacacttgtcactatactggcttgattacacaacataataagcacaatatattctacaacttcacatctcaccctcactgcaaaacagtctattctccccaccctttctatttcctaccttgagtctctcctccctgctccctttcccctccctctccacttaggtgtaacactgctctccctttttatatcctccctctaataaaatatttcttacccttcctgagggagggctggtgatggtcacaattaagcaataaaataaatcaatttattttattgcaataacaagaCATGTATTgttgtctcataatgattgcacttcttgtagtgttgacctttgacagcatgtgcagacaagagaaaaaaagaaaaaaaaagaacccaaaaacaaagaaaatagcctccattcaatgctgttttggtgccatgCATTAAAttgaatctgattggtcggctatgacgtgatgcatttgattgttgtctggtcatttttttaaattttttttttttgtagtttcacaatgtctgttgatcattttaaaacaacaaataataatttaatcagtaacatttgggtgtagaaatgtaattacttCCTTGTAATGTGTCTGACTATGTCTTCTGATATGgatttgagtatttttatttatactgtatatataatatactttAACTTTCATGTAACTTGCATGGCTGAGGCCAgttttctttttgcatttattaGAAGTCTTACAATAACCATAAACATTCCTGCCTGGGTTGATgaactgttattttgtgtgtgattgAAATGAACAATTTGAATATTGTGATTATTGCTATTTGACTTTTCTTTATTAGTATTGCAATCTTGAATGATTTGTTTCTAAGTGTTCTATATTCTGACTTAGAACATGGTTCTCAAGAACTTTACATTGTTTACAGTTATTATACTTGACACAATGTACATATGCACTGAATGGTCGTTCAAAATCATGTCTTCATGTATTTAAATGTCTTTTGTCTCTTACACGTACAGTATAATACATGGTAGCTTAAAAGCAATGTGTCTGTTTAacatcttaaatgttaaatctaaatcctaaatgttaaattgaaatgtcacgggtgaaactaaatgttatatctaaatgtcacgggtgaaactataTATTTAACTAagatgcaaattcaccagaagtaccaaaataaaagattattGAAGGACCGATAGATGgaaaagatttagatttaacatttaagatttacatttaacatttagattcaatatttagcatttagatttaacatttatatttaaaagtaacatttatattttacatttaacatctagatttaatatttagcatttagatttaacattcatatttaaaagtaacatttagattttacatttagatgtagcatttagatttagatgtaacatttagagtttcagatgtaacatttaaaattaacattgacatatttttacgagaaaataaatattccaaatttcacaaatattgctgtaaatctggtccaaagtaacaaaaaaattcacataagtTATTTAAATGTGGTATATTGCCAAATCTAATGGACAAAACCCCAACCTGTAAACAAAATACcagttttctttttgtatttattagaaGTCTTACAAAAACCATAATAATTCCTGCCTGGGTTGATGAactgttaatttgtgtgtgaTTGAAATGGACAATTTGAATATTGTGATTATTGCTATTTGACTTTTCTTTATTAGTATTGCAATCTTGAATGATTTGTTTCTAAGTGTTCTATATTCTGACTTAGAACATGGTTCTCAAGAACTTTATGTTCTTTATAGTTATTATACTTGACACAATGTACATACATATTGATGTACTGTATTTAAATGTCTTTTGACTGTATAATACATGGtatctttaaaaacaatatgtCTGTTGCTTCAGTCTTCTGAATTACTAGTCTAGAATTATACTGATATACTTATTACTTTGCTATTACTTTACTTGGCTTTATAATTTAAGTACTATATGTGCTACACTATCTTTAAATGTAAAGGACTGggattttgtcattgtttaatGGAATCAAACATTACTGAAATATTGTTTAATGCTAGCGTTTCATTTTCTCTTCCACGGAAAGTAGAAAGCAGTGATGTGACCTATAACACACGAGGTGTCAAAGACAGTGTTCACACATTTTTCATTCACCATTTGCTTCAAAATGTATGATGTGAAAAAGAACGTTTGAAACAGAGGAATGGATTTCTGTacataaatgactcaaaagaaTGATTCCAAGCTCTATTATGGACAGGATAACCTTTTTTAACTTGTTGCAgccacataaaaacatgctctTCATTTACTGAGTGCAGCTATATTGAATATTTATTAACTATATTTCTGAGCCAGTCTTTAATTAGACACACTGACGATATTGTAAATGGATTTAATTTATTATGACTGAAGTTGTCCCAACATAATTTACAATATCAGCcacattcacactcacacaccaatAGTGTAAAGGTGTAGGAAAAAATAGAtttggtgatatatcgcaaCATTTCACCATGCGATTaacaaatagataaaaaaaaaaatgtccaaataatttttttcaattatgttttaaacattaaaagacatttaattgcgctaacatatgcataacaCGTAAATGctagtcactaggtgtcagtgaaacacatcagaccttgtttaactacttcactcctcattgcattttagcttggaagttgattacactttattttcataaaacatactgggcacttttatagatgtatgtggttactttttctttttttttaaagaatttaaaaacagaattataATGTGTTGcagaagcaaaagtgaaacttgttttgaaaaatgtaatttgacagtttgattgGTATTTGCTCTATAGTTAGTTATCATTTATTTACGGTGGCTGAGaagaacacatttacaaatactgcaacaaatttacatttttgaaaacaaatctacaattttgaaaacaaattttcaattttgaaaacatttacataattagctaaacaaaatataaaaatagcgAAACACGTCAAAACATTGTCGATTTACAATGGCGCATCGAAAGTGttacagtgtttgttttgaccttttgtaAAAGGTGTTGCAGtcttttgtaaatttgttttcagcatTTGTAAAACtgttgcagccatttgctaattatgtatatttgttttttttaaaaaatgtaaatttattgtggcatttgtaaaagtgttttgctcaaaaatgtacatttattgtGGTATTTGCAACTTCTTAGCCACcatatttacttgttctcgtaagtaaaaatattgtatttcataccattttgtacttgtaaaggtgaaattaatttataattgttattgatattgtgatatattgacATGTagatcgtattgtttagtattggaatatatcgtatcgtgacacgCAAACCGTGATGTATCGTCAGAGTTTATGGTAATGCACACCTACAATGGTGACAATACAAAGTGTTTCCTTATCCTGTGAAAGTACAAATTCACCAGCAACATGTTGCATTAGGACAACTCGTACATAAATAAAGAGCACTGAGTCTCTTGATCATAGCTGAACAGATACGTGGTGATCAAACAGTCGTAGTTTGGCTGCAGCATGAAGCAAAAACATTTCAGGGTGAAAGGAAACAGTTTGAAATGTTTGAGCTTCTGCCATGAAACATGTGTGACACATCGGTGGAAGAGCACAATTAGCTCTTCACTGGGTTCACTGATCTGCTGCTGGCACTGTGTGTCTGCGCTGATGTGTCCAAATGGATTTGTTGAGCTTCcacaactgattttttttttggggggttgaTTTTTCTGTTCAGAAATATCCCCCCAAAGCCACTTCAAAGATTATGTTTGCAGCTGAATCGGTTAAAGAGCCACTTCACAGTGTTTGAAAACTGTGCGAAACAGCAAAGCGGCACAGCGATCTTAGTTTATcgactgtgacatcatcataaGCATCGTTTGTCTGTTTGACAGCCAGCACTTATATAAAACGCTATTATTCAAACATCAGGTTAAACATGTATGAGGCGCTgtttgtaaagttgcacatgctaaaacaaactgcaactttttgcaaaattaaaaaaatcttaatatGTGAATTTCTTTTTGCTACTTTTGACCATATTTACAtcaatatttacttttctcgtaaaaatataatgccaatgttagaggtaatgttaaatctaaatctaaatgttaaatgtaaacctTAAATGTTAAccattaaatcaaaatgttaaattttaaatataaatgtcataagagaaactaaatatttacattacatttaacatttgtatttagcatttagatttaacatttatatttaaatgtaacattcatatttagattcaacatttagatgtagatttaacatttaatatagattcaacatttagatttagattcaacatttaggtttagactgaacgtttagatttagacttaacatttagattttgatttaacatttacatttaagattgacatatttttaagtAATAGCACAAATAtggctgtaaatctggtcaaaagtaacgtaaaaattgcacatatgttttttaaatgtggtttgttgctaaatgttgcaaaatgtgacaTGAGTGATAACAATATCACGACGACTCACAACAAGGAGATATTTGATGTATCCAAAGTGAACATCATGTTGCAGGTTGGTCACATTTCAGCAGAGCAGAAAAGAGGATTAAAGGCCTCGACAAAGTTGATGCAACTCAACAGCAACCATGCATCAAAGATACCTCCCACAGCCAAATCACTGACACAACAGTTTAAAGCAGCCAAAGGTTTCTCGTTCCAATCCACAGAATCTAACAGAAACATCCACCAAATGACGTCTGCTTCATTCCAACAGCAGCTCAAATTGAAGGTTAAAGGATGCCATCATGTGCCTGAGTATCGTCACTACACATGAAACTCACTTTGGAGACCCTGACCAAAGTGCTGCATTCTCCCAGAACCAGCACCAGAGCCAGCACCAGAGCCAGCACCAGAGCCAGCACCAGAGCCAGCACCAGAGCCAGCACCAGAGCCAGCAAACAGGATGTGCAACAATAGTTAGA
This portion of the Gouania willdenowi chromosome 7, fGouWil2.1, whole genome shotgun sequence genome encodes:
- the sst6.1 gene encoding cortistatin, translated to MQLLVMLAALMGVLLSVRAAAVLPVDDRSPMHLNRELSKERKELILKLVSGLLDGGLDTNMLPEEVAPVDLEEPLESRLEERAVYNRLSLPQRERKAPCKNFFWKTFTSC